One part of the Vicia villosa cultivar HV-30 ecotype Madison, WI linkage group LG6, Vvil1.0, whole genome shotgun sequence genome encodes these proteins:
- the LOC131613584 gene encoding uncharacterized protein LOC131613584 has translation MEDLEQENHEFRDEVTTLRVGVERLTALVESLVAARNQPTPPPSPLTLTAGPSHFQIPNGYPGGMSYNFVPEGYHPVTGASQVTPIMTMTPPLVHTVPQTQEPIFQVEPNERNEANDDFQDQFQEMRKEIKALKGKNSFGKNAYDMCLVPNVKIPAKFKVPDFEKYKGNLCPQSHLTMYCRKMATHTDDDKLLIHYFQDSLTGAALRWYMGLDSTHISSFDDLVEAFIRQYKYNVDMAPDRDQLRAMAQKEKESFKEMVASAPTDFTEMVNMGMRLEEGVREGRLTMESGSSTETKKYGNNFQKKWEDETIAFAIDGGEPQNSHSYQPLAYQQAPFIPYDQYPYVAAAHFRQPYQQPWAAPPRSSSQNAPQNAAQNENRQLNQNRAPRNQQKEDRRIDPIPMTYAQLWPYLIEKKAIAPRPTRPAKFPFPKEYNPNAKCDFHSGISGHSIEDCNVLKEKVQDLVDKKMLSFKDIGPMP, from the exons ATGGaagatcttgaacaagagaatcatgAATTCCGTGATGAAGTAACTACTCTCCGTGTCGGTGTGGAAAGATTGACTGCTTTGGTGGAAAGCTTAGTGGCTGCTCGGAATCAGCCAACACCTCCTCCATCTCCCC TGACCCTTACTGCTGGTCCCTCTCACTTTCAAATTCCTAATGGCTACCCTGGGGGCATGTCTTACAACTTTGTGCCAGAGGGATACCATCCTGTCACTGGAGCTTCCCAAGTTACTCCTATAATGACTATGACTCCGCCTCTGGTACATACCGTACCACAAACTCAGGAACCCATTTTCCAAGTTGAGCCCAATGAAAGAAATGAAGCTAATGATGATTTCCAAGACCAATTTCAAGAGATGCGAAAGGAGATTAAGGCCCTCAAAGGGAAGAActcatttggaaagaatgcttatGACATGTGTCTTGTGCCAAATGTGAAAATACCTGCCAAGTTTAAAGTGCCTGATTTTgaaaagtataaagggaatttGTGTCCTCAGAGCCACTTAACCATGTACTGCAGAAAGATGGCCACTCATACTGATGATGATAAGTTATTGATTCACTATTTTCAAGATAGTCTAACTGGTGCTGCTTTGAGATGGTACATGGGATTGGATAGTACTCATATCAGTTCTTTTGATGACCTTGTGGAAGCATTCattcgacaatacaagtataatgttgaCATGGCTCCTGACAGAGACCAACTCCGAGCCATGGCACAGAAAGAGAAAgagtctttcaaaga GATGGTTGCAAGCGCTCCGACcgacttcactgaaatggtgaaTATGGGAATGCGATTAGAAGAAGGTGTACGAGAGGGACGTTTGACTATGGAATCTGGATCGTCGACTGAAACCAAGAAATATGGGAACAACTTTCAGAAGAAATGGGAAGATGAAACTATTGCTTTCGCAATTGATGGTGGGGAGCCTCAAAACTCACATTCCTACCAACCCTTAGCTTATCAGCAAGCACCATTCATACCATACGATCAGTATCCATATGTTGCAGCCGCACACTTCAGGCAACCATACCAACAGCCGTGGGCAGCTCCTCCTCGTAGCTCTTCACAGAATGCTCCACAGAATGCAGCTCAGAATGAGAATCGTCAACTGAATCAGAATAGAGCTCCAAGGAATCAGCAGAAGGAGGATCGCCgcattgacccaattcctatgacctacgCTCAGCTATGGCCATATCTAATTGAGAAGAAAGCAATAGCTCCCAGACCAACCCGACCTGCAAAGTTTCCATTTCCTAAGGAATACAATCCAAACGCCAAGTGTGATTTTCATAGTGGGATATCAGGTCACTCCATTGAAGATTGCAATGTCCTGAAGGAAAAAGTTCAAGATCTGGTTGACAAaaagatgctctctttcaaggatattgGTCCTATGCCATGA
- the LOC131613585 gene encoding uncharacterized protein LOC131613585: protein MENIDALLDYRGVPGAIKCRLFLTTLRKGAMTWYKSLPDESITSWKVLRKLFSIHFTASRRHPMSEASLEAIIQGKDESLRAYIERFNKEAVQVSTTAHMKKFLLERGLRPRSDFVKAVGIETPATLDEFFLKAQAYIQYEEKEAAHAVRNSRQEETSKNGRQDDSRRGTDKKKDDKGRDPKDYKAPAGKFQEYTPLNASRERILNECANAEFQTGKVRFPKTMLARPNMDKSKFCRFHKGHGHNTEDCIHLKDAIEILIREGHLKQYAKKQEATKEAKPITEEKLAEDTPAIQVAMSITRPKAFTSLTRPNRRPPPLLTAHGRCSPPPWSYRVGESASSPWYP from the coding sequence ATGGAGAACATCGACGCCCTTCTCGACTATAGAGGGGTGCCCGGTGCCATCAAATGTCGTTTGTTCCTTACCACCCTGCGCAAAGGAGCCATGACTTGGTATAAAAGTTTGCCCGATGAGTCTATCACTTCATGGAAAGTGCTCCGGAAACTTTTTTCCATACACTTCACGGCCTCCCGGAGACACCCCATGTCAGAAGCCTCCTTGGAAGCCATCATCCAAGGAAAAGACGAGTCCCTACGGGCTTACAtagaaagattcaacaaggaagCCGTGCAAGTATCTACCACTGCCCATATGAAGAAATTCTTGCTCGAGCGAGGCCTCCGACCACGCTCAGACTTTGTCAAGGCCGTCGGGATCGAAACGCCGGCCACTCTGGACGAGTTCTTTCTCAAAGCCCAGGCATACATACAATATGAGGAAAAGGAGGCCGCTCATGCGGTACGCAATTCTAGACAAGAAGAAACCAGCAAGAATGGTCGCCAAGACGATTCCCGTCGGGGAACGGACAAAAAGAAAGACGACAAGGGCCGGGATCCCAAAGACTACAAAGCCCCAGCCGGGAAGTTCCAAGAATACACCCCCCTCAACGCCTCAAGGGAACGCATCTTAAACGAGTGCGCGAATGCTGAATTCCAGACGGGCAAGGTCCGCTTCCCTAAAACCATGCTCGCGCGACCAAACATGGATAAATCGAAGTTCTGCCGATTCCACAAAGGCCACGGGCACAACACCGAGGATTGCATCCACCTAAAGGACGCCATAGAGATATTGATCAGGGAGGGACACCTGAAGCAATACGCGAAGAAGCAGGAGGCCACCAAAGAAGCCAAACCAATCACCGAGGAAAAGCTGGCGGAAGATACGCCTGCCATTCAAGTAGCCATGAGCATCACCAGGCCGAAAGCTTTTACCTCCCTGACTAGGCCAAATCGGCGACCACCACCGCTCCTCACAGCGCATGGGAGATGTTCCCCTCCGCCATGGTCATATCGGGTGGGGGAGTCAGCAAGCTCACCGTGGTATCCATAG